In a genomic window of Passer domesticus isolate bPasDom1 chromosome 3, bPasDom1.hap1, whole genome shotgun sequence:
- the ALKAL2 gene encoding ALK and LTK ligand 2 — protein sequence MHSSGRTAMSGLRSSGLLGLVLLMLSAGYCKEKTDSTDLKDKQSLLNLIMEIIQELKRYHLEKDSGMQYFSKHDYNLDRREVADYGGYQDEQRVEIVPRDLRMKDKFLKHLTGPLYFSPKCSKHFHRLYHNTRDCTIPAYYKRCARLLTRLAVSPMCMEG from the exons ATGCACTCTTCAGGTCGGACTGCAATGAGTGGACTGAGGTCttctgggctgctggggcttgTACTCTTAATGCTCTCAGCAGGATActgcaaagaaaaaacagaCTCCACAGATTTGAAGGACAAGCAAAGTCTCTTAAATCTCATCATGGAGATCATTCAGGAATTGAAAAGGTACCACCTGGAGAAGGACAGTGGGATGCAGTACTTCTCCAAGCATGACTATAACTTGGATCGAAGGGAAGTGGCTGACTACGGAGGGTACCAGGACGAGCAGAGAGTTG AAATAGTTCCCAGAGATCTGAGGATGAAAGACAAGTTCTTGAAGCATTTAACAG GTCCACTGTACTTTAGTCCAAAATGTAGCAAACACTTTCATCGGCTTTATCACAATACGAGGGATTGTACCATCCCAGCAT ACTATAAAAGATGTGCCAGGCTTCTTACTCGATTGGCAGTAAGCCCTATGTGCATGGAGGGATAA